The genomic region TCCTAATCTCTATATTATAAAATCACTTACTAAGTTCTACGGCTCAGCTGGTGCAAGATTAGGACTTGTTATTAGCAGTAATCCCTTATTAAAAAGCTTTTTAAGTGTACTCTTACCTCCCTGGAATATTTCTGCTTATGATAATTGGTTTTACAAAACCATGTTAATTCATTACAATAAGATAAGAAAAGCAACTTTAGAGTGGGTTAATGAGATTAATAGCGAGATTGATAAGATTTTAAAAGGGTCGAAAAATGTATTATATTTCCCTGAATCTGTAACAAGTTATAGAACTTTAGAGATAAGTGAGAAATTTCTAATAGAAAACAATATAGAGGACTTCAGGAAGTTCTTTTTGAAAGAATATAATGTCTATATAAGACCCACAGCAGACTTTTTTGGCTGCTCTAAAAATTCATTTAGAGTCGGATTAAGGTTACCGCAAGAGAATATACCATTATTAAAAGCAATAAAGGATATAGGATGAGTATTCATAAAAATTTGTTATTTATAGGAACCACTTCTAACGCTGGTAAAACTTTTATAACTGGTTTTGCAGGAAAAATTCTTAAAGAAAAATTTGGAATAAAAACTTGTCCATTTAAAGCTCAAAATATGTCTAATTATGCAATTGTCTGTGAATATAACAAGGAAATATCAATAGCTCAAGCTTCTCAAGCGCATTTAATGAATGTTGAACCAAAAGCAGATATGAATCCGGTGTTATTAAAACCACTAGGAGAAGGTCGTTCGCAGGTTATTGTAAGAGGAGTGCCGAAGAAGATTACTTCTGCTCGCACTTATTATCAGGAAATTGATACCCTAAAGCCTGAAGTAGATGCTGCTTATGAAAAATTAAAACAGGTTTTTGATATGCTAGTTATTGAAGGTGCAGGATCTGGTTTTGAGTTAAACCTAAAAAACAGAGATCTTGCTAATCAGCACATGATGGAAAAAGAAGATGTCAATACTGTCTTGATTACTAATATAGAAGATGGTGGTGTATTTGCGTCAATTTTAGGTTCTTATCAATTGATGTCTGATGACATTAAATCAAGGTTTAAAGGGGTAATTATAAACAACTTTAGAGGTGATGTTACTCTCTTTGATGAAGGTAGAGAAATAATTGAGAAATGGGGTATTCCTGTCTTAGGAGTTATTCCTAATATTAACTATGGTTTAGATAGTGAAGATTCACTCGCTATAATGCAAAGTTATGATGATAAGAATCGAGACCTCGTTCAAGTTGGTGTCATAAAATATCCAAGGGCAAGTAATATTAATGATATAGAACCATTAGTACATGATCCTAATGTACAGGTATCTTTTATAACTCAGAGAACAAATCTTGATATATTTGATAAAGTCATATTACCAGGATCAAGAGCAGTGCTGGATGATTTGAGATGGCTGAAAAAAACAGGTATCGCTGAAGATTTAAAAAATACTAAAGCGGAAGTTTATGGAATATGTGGCGGATATCAAATGCTGCATAAACAAATTAATGATCCGCTTGGCTCTGAAAGTGGAGTTGGTGATCCTGAAAGCGAAGCAGGGTTAGGTTTTATCCCGGGTACTATCGAATTCAAACAAGAAAAAGTCTTAAAAAGGCAAGACTATTCCTTATATGATGGAATAATAGCTCACGGTTTTGAAATGCATACAGGCATATCAGACAGTCATCCTGTATTTTTTGATTCACCTAAGATAAAAGGC from Candidatus Melainabacteria bacterium RIFOXYA2_FULL_32_9 harbors:
- a CDS encoding cobyric acid synthase CobQ — its product is MSIHKNLLFIGTTSNAGKTFITGFAGKILKEKFGIKTCPFKAQNMSNYAIVCEYNKEISIAQASQAHLMNVEPKADMNPVLLKPLGEGRSQVIVRGVPKKITSARTYYQEIDTLKPEVDAAYEKLKQVFDMLVIEGAGSGFELNLKNRDLANQHMMEKEDVNTVLITNIEDGGVFASILGSYQLMSDDIKSRFKGVIINNFRGDVTLFDEGREIIEKWGIPVLGVIPNINYGLDSEDSLAIMQSYDDKNRDLVQVGVIKYPRASNINDIEPLVHDPNVQVSFITQRTNLDIFDKVILPGSRAVLDDLRWLKKTGIAEDLKNTKAEVYGICGGYQMLHKQINDPLGSESGVGDPESEAGLGFIPGTIEFKQEKVLKRQDYSLYDGIIAHGFEMHTGISDSHPVFFDSPKIKGSMVHEIFHNDNFRNWWLTHNTGKTLQEWSFSSWKKAVQDKVSLRIEEIINWERMLG